One Micromonospora sp. WMMD812 genomic window carries:
- a CDS encoding SAM-dependent methyltransferase translates to MVEPDQPSTARMIDFWLGGEHHFPVDVAAARAFEQAYGPCAPVFGALRAFLGRAVRAIAARDVDGFLVFGAGVPTMGNVHEVAVDATVLYTDVDPVTIRLGQRILAGSDRAGYGYGDATDIGTIDPAQLHRFVPGWGRRPVGVVFLGLAAFLDDDTLARTLDELYTAAAPGSCLAVDFDTEELAGYPQALAMMGPAFRMRPPAAFRSLLGRWTPTDDGIVPVTRWRPEGALPDVPDAFHGGVAVRGDD, encoded by the coding sequence ATGGTTGAGCCCGACCAGCCGAGCACCGCACGGATGATCGATTTCTGGCTCGGCGGGGAGCATCACTTTCCGGTCGACGTGGCGGCGGCGCGCGCCTTCGAGCAGGCGTACGGGCCGTGTGCCCCGGTCTTCGGGGCGTTGCGCGCCTTCCTCGGTCGGGCGGTGCGGGCGATCGCGGCACGCGACGTGGACGGGTTCCTGGTGTTCGGCGCCGGAGTGCCGACCATGGGCAACGTGCACGAGGTGGCGGTCGACGCCACCGTGCTCTACACCGATGTCGACCCGGTCACCATCCGGCTCGGCCAGCGCATCCTGGCCGGCAGCGACCGCGCCGGCTACGGCTACGGCGACGCGACCGACATCGGCACGATCGACCCGGCCCAGCTGCACCGGTTCGTTCCGGGGTGGGGGAGGAGGCCGGTGGGCGTGGTCTTCCTGGGTCTCGCCGCCTTCCTCGACGACGACACGCTGGCGCGTACCCTCGACGAGCTGTACACGGCGGCCGCGCCGGGCAGCTGCCTGGCGGTCGACTTCGACACCGAGGAGCTGGCCGGGTATCCGCAGGCGCTGGCCATGATGGGGCCGGCGTTCCGGATGCGCCCACCGGCGGCGTTCCGGTCGCTGCTGGGGCGGTGGACGCCCACGGACGACGGCATCGTCCCGGTCACCCGCTGGCGCCCGGAGGGGGCGCTGCCGGACGTGCCGGACGCGTTCCACGGCGGGGTCGCGGTCCGCGGGGACGACTGA
- a CDS encoding CDP-alcohol phosphatidyltransferase family protein: protein MSRRPAGAEHPQATGDRVLTLPNLISFLRLLGVPLFLYLLLVAHADVAAVVVLAVGGTTDWVDGWIARRLGQVSRLGELLDPLADRLYILATLVAFTVRDVVPWEFTAALLARELLLLGSLTVLRRYGYGPPPVHYVGKTATFLLLAAFPTLLLAAAAPGAAAVAGAIGWALAWWGLVLYWVAGGMYVIQAVRLVRTARGAGAAA, encoded by the coding sequence GTGTCGCGTCGGCCGGCTGGGGCAGAGCATCCGCAGGCCACCGGCGACCGGGTGCTCACCCTGCCCAACCTGATCAGCTTCCTGCGCCTGCTCGGCGTACCGCTCTTCCTCTATCTCCTCCTGGTCGCCCACGCGGATGTCGCCGCGGTGGTGGTGCTCGCCGTGGGCGGGACCACCGACTGGGTCGACGGGTGGATCGCCCGCCGACTGGGCCAGGTGAGCCGCCTGGGTGAGCTGCTCGACCCGCTCGCCGACCGGCTGTACATCCTCGCCACGCTGGTCGCGTTCACCGTGCGGGACGTGGTGCCGTGGGAGTTCACCGCGGCGCTGCTGGCCCGGGAGCTGCTGCTGCTCGGGTCCCTGACGGTGCTGCGCCGCTACGGGTACGGCCCACCGCCGGTGCACTACGTGGGCAAGACGGCCACCTTCCTGCTGCTGGCCGCGTTCCCGACCCTGTTGCTGGCGGCCGCGGCGCCCGGGGCCGCGGCGGTGGCCGGCGCGATCGGGTGGGCGCTGGCGTGGTGGGGCCTGGTGCTCTACTGGGTCGCCGGCGGGATGTACGTGATCCAGGCGGTCCGCCTGGTGCGGACCGCGCGTGGCGCGGGAGCGGCGGCATGA
- a CDS encoding phosphatidylethanolamine-binding protein, whose amino-acid sequence MPGPRPGSNAYDKLRARLRNAIDDSGRRVSDGRANQVANRILQEDRGQRGVVRGERTYGPKGEREPGDPK is encoded by the coding sequence ATGCCAGGACCACGGCCGGGCAGCAACGCGTATGACAAATTGCGGGCGCGGCTGCGCAACGCGATCGACGATTCCGGGCGGCGGGTGTCCGACGGCCGGGCGAACCAGGTCGCGAACCGCATCCTCCAGGAGGACCGCGGCCAGCGCGGTGTGGTCCGCGGTGAGCGGACGTACGGCCCCAAGGGTGAGCGCGAACCAGGCGACCCGAAGTGA
- a CDS encoding universal stress protein: protein MNSANGAAIVVGVDASEPSLRAVRLAAAEAARRHRPLRVVHGFIWPLLHVPLSPPPDGPPGGGLRNQAEQLVATAVAEAEAVAPGVRVSGEIIDGEAAAVLLGESPTAAMIVLGDRGLGGFSALVVGSVAIQVASYADCPVLVARGTDRPDGPVIVGVDGSELSVQAVEFAAETAAVRGAPLRAVHAYRHPVSTGAGDMQPLVHDKAELRSDEERVLAESLAGLGERYPDVAVTAETVRGRPGTVLAEASRHAQLVVVGGQGRGEFTGLILGSVSQSVLHHADCPVAVVRAPR from the coding sequence GTGAACTCGGCGAACGGCGCGGCGATCGTGGTCGGTGTGGACGCTTCCGAACCTTCCCTGCGCGCGGTACGCCTGGCCGCCGCGGAGGCGGCGCGCCGGCACCGGCCGCTGCGGGTGGTGCACGGCTTCATCTGGCCGCTGCTGCACGTGCCGCTCTCCCCGCCGCCGGACGGACCGCCCGGTGGCGGGCTGCGCAACCAGGCGGAGCAGCTGGTCGCCACGGCGGTGGCCGAGGCGGAGGCGGTCGCACCGGGCGTGCGGGTGTCCGGCGAGATCATCGACGGGGAGGCCGCCGCGGTGCTTCTCGGCGAGTCCCCCACCGCCGCGATGATCGTGCTCGGTGACCGGGGACTGGGGGGCTTCTCCGCGCTCGTGGTCGGGTCGGTGGCGATCCAGGTCGCCTCGTACGCCGACTGCCCGGTACTGGTGGCCCGCGGCACGGACCGGCCCGACGGGCCGGTGATCGTCGGGGTCGACGGTTCGGAGCTGTCCGTCCAGGCGGTCGAGTTCGCCGCCGAGACCGCCGCCGTCCGGGGCGCTCCGCTGCGGGCCGTGCACGCGTACCGTCACCCGGTCTCCACCGGCGCCGGCGACATGCAACCCCTCGTCCACGACAAGGCGGAGTTGCGCAGCGACGAGGAGCGGGTGCTCGCCGAGTCGCTCGCCGGGCTGGGCGAGCGGTACCCGGACGTGGCGGTGACCGCGGAGACGGTCCGTGGCCGACCCGGCACGGTGCTCGCCGAGGCGTCCCGGCACGCGCAACTGGTGGTGGTCGGCGGGCAGGGGCGCGGCGAGTTCACCGGCTTGATCCTGGGGTCGGTGAGCCAGTCGGTGCTGCACCACGCGGACTGCCCGGTGGCCGTGGTGCGCGCACCCCGCTGA
- the nrfD gene encoding NrfD/PsrC family molybdoenzyme membrane anchor subunit, translated as MSSDRPVGDRFRRFRDRLDGGRERAEDGTRASSFRTDAPRSDADAAGLAPVPGREARPGERRRGGGRRRGGEELRVPEAEFTSYYGRPILKAPVWKWDIAAYLFTGGLSAGSALLAAGGQLTGRPALRRAGRVTALAAITASAGFLIRDLGRPSRFHHMLRVAKLTSPMSVGTWILTAFGPMAGVAAISEAAPLLPERGVPGLARRLLPPVGQAAGLAAAVTAPALATYTGVLLADTAVPSWHEAYPELPVIFAGSALASGAAVGLIGAPPAQAGPARRMAVAGAALELAGSHRVETRFGLLGEPYRTGRPGQLLRAGRMLTAAGVAGALLGRRSRALSVLSGAALLGASVATRFGVFYAGVASARDPKYTVVPQRERADRRDAAADPVD; from the coding sequence GTGAGTTCGGACCGCCCGGTCGGCGACCGTTTCCGCCGCTTCCGCGACCGCCTCGACGGCGGGCGCGAGCGGGCGGAGGACGGCACCCGCGCGAGCAGCTTCCGGACGGACGCGCCGCGCAGCGACGCCGACGCCGCCGGTCTCGCGCCGGTGCCCGGCCGCGAGGCCCGGCCCGGAGAGCGCCGTCGGGGCGGCGGGCGCCGCCGGGGCGGCGAGGAGCTGCGGGTTCCGGAGGCCGAGTTCACCTCCTACTACGGCCGGCCGATCCTCAAGGCGCCGGTGTGGAAGTGGGACATCGCCGCGTACCTCTTCACCGGTGGACTGTCGGCGGGCTCGGCGCTGCTCGCGGCGGGCGGCCAGCTCACCGGCCGGCCGGCGCTGCGCCGGGCCGGCCGGGTCACCGCGCTCGCCGCGATCACGGCGAGCGCCGGCTTCCTGATCCGGGACCTGGGCCGGCCGTCCCGGTTCCACCACATGCTGCGGGTGGCGAAGCTGACGTCGCCGATGTCGGTGGGCACCTGGATCCTCACCGCGTTCGGCCCGATGGCCGGCGTGGCGGCGATCTCCGAGGCGGCGCCGCTGCTGCCTGAGCGTGGTGTGCCCGGGCTGGCCCGCCGGCTGCTGCCGCCGGTCGGGCAGGCGGCCGGGCTGGCCGCCGCCGTCACCGCGCCGGCGCTGGCCACGTACACCGGGGTGCTGCTCGCCGACACCGCGGTGCCGTCCTGGCACGAGGCGTACCCGGAGCTGCCGGTCATCTTCGCGGGCAGCGCGCTGGCCAGCGGCGCCGCCGTGGGCCTGATCGGCGCACCGCCGGCGCAGGCCGGTCCGGCCCGGCGGATGGCGGTGGCCGGCGCGGCCCTGGAGCTCGCCGGGTCGCACCGGGTGGAGACCCGGTTCGGGCTGCTCGGCGAGCCGTACCGCACCGGCCGGCCGGGCCAGCTGCTGCGCGCCGGCCGGATGCTCACCGCGGCCGGCGTGGCCGGCGCCCTGCTGGGCCGGCGTAGCCGGGCGCTCTCCGTGCTCTCCGGCGCGGCGCTGCTGGGCGCCTCGGTCGCCACCCGGTTCGGCGTCTTCTACGCCGGCGTGGCCTCCGCCCGGGATCCGAAGTACACGGTGGTGCCGCAGCGCGAGCGCGCCGACCGCCGGGACGCGGCCGCCGACCCGGTGGACTGA
- a CDS encoding 4Fe-4S dicluster domain-containing protein has translation MPDPNSLYGPLDPAPDAGWSDAPPRMGFFTDTSVCIGCKACEVACKEWNAVPASGLDLLGMSYDNTGALTANSWRHVAFIEQPRPLGQHRTPSFAGNPTDAAVSPTAAAVSASTANPTGTDPGLPPGSPEAAARMAAGPEFLGMPGAQPPGRATGPESRTDFRWLMMSDVCKHCTHAACLDVCPTGSLFRTEFGTVVVQEDICNGCGYCISACPYGVIDQRKGDGRAWKCTLCYDRLGAGMTPACAQACPTESIQYGPLEELRERAAARVATLHERGVPEARLYGHDPTDGVGGDGAFFLLLDEPEVYGLPPDPVVTTRDLPKMWKRAGLAALAMAAAAVVAFVGGNS, from the coding sequence ATTCCTGACCCGAACAGCCTCTACGGCCCGCTCGACCCGGCGCCGGACGCGGGCTGGTCCGACGCGCCGCCGCGGATGGGTTTCTTCACCGACACCAGCGTCTGCATCGGCTGCAAGGCGTGCGAGGTGGCCTGCAAGGAGTGGAACGCGGTGCCCGCGTCCGGCCTGGACCTGCTGGGCATGTCGTACGACAACACCGGCGCGCTGACCGCCAACTCGTGGCGGCACGTCGCGTTCATCGAACAGCCCCGCCCCCTCGGGCAGCACCGGACCCCGTCGTTCGCCGGCAACCCCACCGACGCCGCGGTGAGTCCCACCGCCGCGGCGGTCTCCGCGTCCACCGCCAATCCGACCGGCACCGACCCGGGCCTGCCACCCGGGTCGCCGGAGGCGGCCGCCCGGATGGCCGCCGGACCGGAGTTCCTCGGCATGCCCGGCGCGCAGCCACCGGGGCGGGCCACCGGCCCGGAGAGCCGCACCGACTTCCGCTGGCTGATGATGTCCGACGTGTGCAAGCACTGCACGCACGCCGCCTGCCTGGACGTGTGCCCCACCGGCTCGCTGTTCCGCACCGAGTTCGGCACCGTCGTGGTGCAGGAGGACATCTGCAACGGCTGCGGCTACTGCATCTCCGCCTGCCCCTACGGAGTTATCGACCAGCGCAAGGGCGACGGCCGGGCGTGGAAGTGCACGCTCTGCTATGACCGGCTGGGCGCCGGCATGACCCCGGCCTGCGCGCAGGCCTGCCCCACCGAGTCGATCCAGTACGGGCCGCTGGAGGAGCTGCGCGAGCGGGCCGCCGCCCGGGTCGCGACGCTGCACGAGCGGGGGGTGCCGGAGGCCCGGCTCTACGGCCACGACCCGACCGACGGGGTCGGCGGTGACGGCGCGTTCTTCCTGCTGTTGGACGAGCCGGAGGTGTACGGGCTGCCGCCCGACCCGGTGGTCACCACCCGGGACCTGCCGAAGATGTGGAAGCGCGCCGGCCTGGCCGCGCTGGCGATGGCGGCGGCCGCCGTGGTCGCGTTCGTCGGAGGTAACTCGTGA
- a CDS encoding DUF881 domain-containing protein produces MSDERDERERPARVFTPDFLTELFRNPLDPGYADAAARRRESPPPAWRAGSARTVTVVVLVLLGFLLAVAYKQTMEDEPGRSQARSGLVAQIKEREGETDQLSARADQLREEVGRQRDAALGDSAAARLRDLEAGTGLGRVRGDGVVVRLADAPDDADAVTGAGAGPPRVLYSDLQGVANALWSAGAEAIAINGQRLTATSTIRSAGEAILVDFRPVTGPYEVAAIGPGSMKRRFEQSRNAALMREVAEKTGLSFGVRETDDLTLPAAPEPQLRYAEPPVSPSSSPSGDRSASPGSSGSRTSPSPSGGGR; encoded by the coding sequence ATGAGCGACGAACGTGACGAGCGGGAGCGCCCGGCGCGGGTGTTCACGCCGGACTTCCTCACCGAGCTCTTCCGGAACCCGCTGGATCCCGGGTACGCCGACGCGGCTGCCCGCCGCCGGGAGAGCCCGCCGCCGGCGTGGCGCGCCGGGTCGGCGCGAACGGTCACCGTCGTGGTGCTGGTGTTGCTCGGTTTCCTCCTCGCGGTCGCGTACAAGCAGACGATGGAGGACGAGCCCGGTCGCAGTCAGGCCCGGTCCGGGCTGGTCGCCCAGATCAAGGAGCGGGAGGGCGAGACCGATCAGCTCTCCGCGCGCGCCGACCAGCTGCGGGAGGAGGTCGGCCGTCAGCGCGACGCCGCGCTGGGTGACTCCGCCGCGGCGCGGCTGCGGGACCTGGAGGCGGGCACCGGGTTGGGCCGGGTGCGGGGTGACGGGGTGGTGGTCCGGTTGGCGGACGCCCCCGATGACGCTGACGCGGTGACCGGGGCCGGCGCGGGTCCGCCCCGGGTGCTCTACAGCGATCTGCAGGGGGTGGCCAACGCCCTGTGGAGCGCGGGAGCGGAGGCGATCGCGATCAACGGGCAGCGGTTGACCGCGACGTCGACGATCCGGTCGGCGGGGGAGGCGATCCTGGTCGACTTCCGGCCGGTGACCGGGCCGTACGAGGTGGCGGCGATCGGGCCGGGCTCGATGAAGCGCCGGTTCGAGCAGAGTCGCAACGCGGCGCTGATGCGCGAGGTGGCCGAGAAGACGGGCCTGTCGTTCGGCGTGCGGGAGACCGACGACCTCACCCTGCCAGCCGCTCCCGAGCCGCAGCTACGCTACGCGGAGCCGCCGGTCAGCCCGAGCTCCTCGCCGTCGGGTGACCGGTCCGCCAGTCCCGGGTCGTCCGGCTCGAGGACGTCTCCCAGCCCCTCCGGAGGTGGTCGATGA
- a CDS encoding PP2C family protein-serine/threonine phosphatase, producing MVDAPDPVSRTLRAAPPDQLAEAADRAIRFALSATRTDVFIADYRISGLWPVLDPELPAAGFLGGSGAAQRCFSSQQPVRDSADDGRCRLYLPLSVWGERVGVLMIELPGAPDRVTEERAADIAGDLAVALRAADRETDRYRRARRRERLTLAAEMQWELLPGRSVTHEAFHLAGQLEPAYTVGGDHFDWSVDGDRLTVTVLNGDGTGLAASLLTAVAVNAMRNARRSGGGLVEQAELASDTLYYQHRGRRYVATLLLELDVRSGRVRAVDAGSPHVLRLRGGTVDPIALDQQLPLGMFAEARYDLQEFELAPGDRLFVVSDGVWAATPAEQEPYGERAMARAMRSTRLQPAAEAVGTVMRELHAYHADTDLRDDAVVVCLDWHGFRGRDGG from the coding sequence ATGGTGGACGCGCCCGATCCGGTGTCGCGCACTCTCCGCGCCGCCCCGCCTGACCAGCTGGCGGAGGCCGCCGACCGGGCGATCCGGTTCGCGCTGAGCGCGACCCGGACCGACGTGTTCATCGCCGACTACCGGATCAGCGGGCTCTGGCCGGTGCTCGACCCGGAGCTACCGGCCGCCGGCTTCCTCGGCGGCTCCGGGGCGGCCCAGCGCTGCTTCAGCAGTCAGCAGCCGGTCCGCGACAGCGCCGACGACGGGCGGTGCCGGCTCTACCTGCCGCTGTCGGTGTGGGGGGAGCGGGTGGGGGTGCTCATGATCGAGCTGCCCGGCGCACCCGACCGGGTCACCGAGGAGCGGGCGGCCGACATCGCCGGCGATCTGGCGGTGGCCCTGCGCGCGGCGGACCGGGAGACCGACCGCTACCGGCGGGCGCGGCGCCGGGAACGGCTCACGCTGGCCGCCGAGATGCAGTGGGAGCTGCTGCCGGGTCGCAGTGTCACGCACGAGGCGTTCCACCTCGCCGGGCAGCTCGAACCGGCGTACACCGTGGGCGGTGACCACTTCGACTGGTCGGTGGACGGTGACCGGTTGACCGTCACGGTGCTCAACGGCGACGGCACCGGCCTGGCGGCCTCGCTGCTGACCGCGGTCGCGGTCAACGCGATGCGCAACGCCCGCCGCTCCGGCGGCGGCCTCGTCGAGCAGGCCGAGCTGGCCTCGGACACGCTCTACTACCAACACCGGGGCCGGCGGTACGTGGCCACGCTCCTGCTCGAACTGGACGTCCGCAGCGGACGGGTGCGGGCGGTGGACGCGGGTTCCCCGCACGTGCTGCGCCTGCGCGGCGGGACGGTCGACCCGATCGCCCTGGACCAGCAGCTGCCGTTGGGCATGTTCGCCGAGGCACGGTACGACCTGCAGGAGTTCGAGCTGGCGCCCGGCGACCGCCTCTTCGTGGTCAGCGACGGGGTCTGGGCGGCCACCCCGGCGGAGCAGGAGCCCTACGGCGAGCGGGCGATGGCTCGCGCGATGCGGTCCACGCGGCTGCAGCCGGCGGCCGAGGCAGTTGGTACGGTAATGCGCGAACTGCACGCCTACCACGCGGACACCGACCTACGCGACGACGCCGTCGTGGTCTGCCTGGACTGGCACGGTTTCCGCGGCCGGGATGGCGGATGA
- the selA gene encoding L-seryl-tRNA(Sec) selenium transferase, with protein MGDGQTDPRRRVPRTDVLLADPRLAAAVTALGRDRVKAAVLAAQDRARRGEISPDAVRDAAAATLPTPAPRTVLNATGVVLHTNLGRAALSRPAVAALVAAAGHTDVELDLATGRRARRGRDTLDALAAAVPDAAAVHVVNNGAAALVLAATALAADREIVVSRGELVEIGDGFRLPDLLESTGARLREVGTTNRTTLADYAAAVGSATGFLLKVHPSNFRVTGFTSAVGVRELATLGVPVVADIGSGLLAPDPLLPDEPDAASTLRAGAHLVTASGDKLLGGPQAGLLLGDADLVERLRRHPLARALRVDKLTLAALAATLHQADTPTRVALHADPTALRARVERLRDRLGADGRKAEVVPSVAVVGGGGAPGVELDSWALSLPERYAASLRTGEPPVLGRVVRGRLLLDLRCVPPEADEAVRAAVLAVPGDD; from the coding sequence ATGGGTGACGGGCAGACCGATCCGCGGCGCCGCGTACCCCGCACCGACGTGTTGCTCGCCGATCCCCGGCTGGCCGCCGCCGTGACCGCCCTCGGCCGCGACCGGGTCAAGGCCGCCGTGCTCGCCGCGCAGGACCGGGCCCGCAGAGGCGAGATCAGCCCCGACGCGGTACGCGACGCCGCTGCCGCGACGCTGCCGACGCCGGCACCGCGCACGGTGCTCAACGCCACCGGCGTCGTGCTGCACACCAACCTCGGCCGGGCGGCGCTGTCCCGCCCCGCGGTCGCGGCGCTGGTGGCCGCAGCCGGGCACACCGACGTCGAGTTGGACCTCGCCACCGGCCGGCGGGCGCGGCGCGGCCGGGACACACTGGACGCGCTGGCCGCCGCGGTCCCCGACGCGGCCGCGGTGCACGTGGTGAACAACGGCGCCGCGGCGCTGGTGCTCGCGGCGACGGCGCTCGCCGCCGACCGGGAGATCGTCGTCAGCCGCGGCGAACTGGTCGAGATCGGCGACGGCTTCCGCCTGCCGGACCTGCTGGAGAGCACCGGCGCGCGGCTGCGCGAGGTGGGCACCACCAACCGCACCACCCTGGCCGACTACGCCGCCGCGGTCGGGTCGGCCACCGGTTTCCTGCTCAAGGTGCACCCGTCGAACTTCCGGGTCACCGGGTTCACCTCCGCCGTCGGCGTGCGCGAGCTGGCCACCCTCGGCGTACCGGTGGTCGCGGACATCGGCTCCGGGCTGCTGGCCCCGGATCCGCTGCTGCCCGACGAGCCGGACGCCGCCAGCACCCTGCGCGCCGGGGCGCACCTGGTCACGGCGAGCGGTGACAAGCTGCTCGGCGGGCCGCAGGCGGGGCTGCTGCTCGGCGACGCCGATCTGGTCGAGCGGCTGCGCCGGCACCCCCTCGCGCGGGCGCTACGGGTGGACAAGCTCACCCTCGCCGCGCTGGCTGCCACCCTGCACCAGGCGGACACCCCGACCCGGGTGGCCCTGCACGCCGACCCGACCGCGCTGCGGGCCCGGGTGGAGCGGCTGCGTGACCGGCTCGGCGCCGACGGCCGCAAGGCGGAGGTGGTGCCGTCCGTGGCGGTGGTCGGCGGGGGCGGCGCGCCGGGCGTGGAGCTGGACTCCTGGGCGCTGAGCCTGCCCGAGCGGTACGCGGCGTCCCTGCGTACCGGGGAGCCACCGGTGCTCGGCCGGGTGGTGCGTGGACGACTGCTGCTCGATCTGCGCTGCGTGCCGCCGGAGGCCGACGAGGCGGTCCGCGCCGCGGTGCTGGCCGTGCCGGGGGACGACTGA
- the selB gene encoding selenocysteine-specific translation elongation factor, whose translation MWVVATAGHVDHGKSTLVRALTGMEPDRWAEERRRGMTIDLGFAWTTLPSGATVAFVDVPGHERFVPNMLAGVGPVPAALVVVAADEGWMPQSAEHLAALDALGVAYGLLVVTRADLADPGPAAARARAEIAATSLGAVESVAVSALTGAGLPELRAALDRLAARLPTPTEDGPVRLWVDRSFTIRGSGTVVTGTLGAGRLRLGDELELAATGEPVRVRGLQSLGVARPEVAAVARVAVNLRGTPRDRLARGDALLSPGRFHRTDLLDVRLAGDPAGDLPVTLTLHVGSAAVPARVRPLGPDTARLRLARPLPLLVGDRALLRDPGRRHVAGGVTVLDVAPPPLHRRGAAAARAAVLAGLDGRPDLAGELRRRRLARAADLLRMGVPVEARPVAGEWLADPDHWTQLRSHLVEEVARHAREHPLEPGAPVETLRQRLALPDRALVEALVGPPLRIHGGRVTATAGDALPEPVARAVRRIHDEYGDRPFRAPEAHRLADLGLGPREIGAAVRAGALLRLAENVVLLPDAVDGAVRVLAGLPQPFTLSAARQALDTTRRVAVPLLELLDRRGATRRLPDDVRIVVAGRP comes from the coding sequence GTGTGGGTCGTCGCGACCGCGGGGCACGTCGACCACGGTAAGTCCACCCTGGTGCGGGCGCTGACCGGGATGGAACCCGACCGGTGGGCGGAGGAACGCCGCCGGGGCATGACCATCGACCTCGGCTTCGCCTGGACCACGCTGCCCTCGGGCGCGACGGTGGCATTCGTCGACGTGCCCGGCCACGAGCGGTTCGTGCCGAACATGCTCGCCGGGGTCGGCCCGGTGCCGGCCGCGCTGGTCGTGGTGGCCGCCGACGAGGGCTGGATGCCGCAGTCCGCCGAACACCTGGCCGCGCTGGACGCGCTCGGCGTCGCGTACGGCCTGCTCGTGGTGACCCGCGCGGACCTGGCCGATCCGGGACCGGCGGCGGCCCGGGCCCGCGCCGAGATCGCCGCCACCTCACTCGGCGCGGTGGAGTCCGTCGCGGTCAGCGCGCTGACCGGCGCGGGCCTGCCGGAGCTGCGCGCCGCCCTGGACCGGCTCGCCGCCCGGTTGCCGACGCCGACAGAAGACGGCCCGGTCCGGCTGTGGGTGGACCGCAGCTTCACCATCCGGGGCAGCGGCACGGTGGTCACCGGCACCCTCGGCGCGGGCCGGCTGCGGCTCGGCGACGAGCTGGAACTGGCGGCCACCGGTGAGCCGGTGCGGGTACGCGGCCTGCAGTCGCTCGGGGTGGCCCGGCCCGAGGTGGCCGCGGTGGCCCGGGTGGCCGTCAACCTGCGGGGCACCCCGCGGGACCGGCTGGCCCGCGGGGACGCGCTGCTCAGCCCGGGCCGGTTCCACCGGACTGACCTGCTGGACGTGCGCCTCGCCGGCGACCCGGCGGGGGACCTGCCGGTCACCCTCACCCTGCACGTCGGCTCGGCCGCGGTGCCGGCCCGGGTCCGCCCGCTCGGGCCGGACACCGCCCGGCTCCGGCTGGCCCGCCCGCTGCCGCTGCTCGTCGGAGACCGGGCGTTGCTGCGCGACCCGGGCCGGCGCCACGTCGCCGGCGGGGTGACCGTACTCGACGTGGCGCCGCCGCCGCTGCACCGACGCGGCGCCGCAGCGGCCCGCGCGGCGGTGCTGGCCGGGCTGGACGGCCGTCCCGACCTGGCGGGGGAACTGCGTCGCCGCCGGCTGGCCCGCGCCGCCGACCTGCTGCGGATGGGTGTGCCCGTCGAGGCACGGCCGGTGGCCGGTGAGTGGTTGGCCGACCCGGATCACTGGACGCAGCTCCGGTCCCACCTCGTCGAGGAGGTCGCCCGGCACGCCCGGGAGCACCCGCTGGAGCCCGGCGCGCCGGTGGAGACGCTGCGGCAACGCCTCGCCCTGCCCGACCGTGCCCTGGTCGAGGCTCTGGTGGGTCCGCCGCTGCGGATCCACGGCGGCCGGGTCACCGCGACGGCGGGCGACGCGTTGCCGGAGCCGGTGGCGCGGGCCGTGCGACGCATCCACGACGAGTACGGCGACCGCCCGTTCCGGGCGCCGGAGGCGCACCGCCTCGCCGACCTGGGCCTGGGACCCCGGGAGATCGGCGCGGCGGTCCGCGCCGGCGCGCTGCTGCGGCTGGCGGAGAACGTGGTGCTGCTGCCCGACGCCGTCGACGGCGCGGTGCGGGTGCTCGCCGGGCTGCCTCAGCCGTTCACCCTCTCCGCCGCCCGGCAGGCGCTGGACACCACCCGCCGAGTCGCGGTGCCGCTGCTGGAGCTGCTGGACCGCCGGGGCGCCACCCGACGGCTGCCCGACGACGTCCGGATCGTGGTCGCCGGCCGGCCGTGA
- a CDS encoding MarR family transcriptional regulator, translated as MERPPNLAAAIDAAAGALLGVLDSTASRHHVSVSPTQLRVLSLISSRPETNVNGLAELLDVVPSSASRLCDRLEATGLLRRAADPRDRREVLLLPTAAAEALLRELAERRHRAVQAVLDRMSSRAQHELLLALLAFGQAATLAAGEPQTDPSARTA; from the coding sequence GTGGAGCGACCTCCGAATCTCGCCGCGGCGATCGACGCCGCCGCCGGGGCGCTCCTCGGTGTGCTCGACTCGACCGCCTCCCGGCACCACGTCTCGGTCTCCCCGACGCAGCTTCGGGTGCTGTCGCTGATCAGCAGCCGGCCGGAGACGAACGTCAACGGGCTGGCCGAACTACTCGACGTGGTGCCCTCCTCGGCGAGCCGGCTCTGCGACCGGCTGGAGGCCACCGGGCTGCTGCGCCGGGCCGCGGATCCACGCGACCGGCGGGAGGTGCTGCTGCTGCCCACCGCGGCCGCGGAGGCGCTCCTGCGCGAGCTGGCCGAGCGGCGGCACCGCGCGGTGCAGGCCGTGCTCGACCGGATGTCCTCCCGGGCGCAGCACGAGCTGCTGCTGGCCCTGCTGGCATTCGGTCAGGCCGCGACGCTCGCGGCCGGCGAGCCGCAGACCGACCCGTCCGCCCGTACCGCCTGA